From the genome of Oncorhynchus masou masou isolate Uvic2021 chromosome 15, UVic_Omas_1.1, whole genome shotgun sequence:
TGTCCTGCTGCAATGTCAAGGCGGAGCAGAAACAGCCGGGCATGGCGTTACGTGTGGAGTGGACTACGGCGAGATGCTGATTCCCGGGCGCTGGTACTGTCCTCAGAAAGTGAAGAGTGGGGCTACGAACGCTTACAGGTAAGGGTCGGTTTGTGACGGACGTAGTCCAGGGGTGTGAAACTCATTCCATAGAGAGAAGATTGTCTTCTGGTTTTTGTTATTTCCTTTCAGTTTTTgtccaattaagacctagacaaccaggtgaggggagttcctaactaatgaGGGACCTAAGGCAAGttgatcaatcaagtacaagggaggagcgaaaatcCGCAGACAATTGGCcttctgtggaatgagtttggcaCCTGTGACATAGAAAGTTCCATTGTGCCAGAAAAGCGGAGTCAAGTACAGCTGACATATTTGAGCACTGTTATGTACTGTTTGGCCTCTGCAGTACAGTGACTCAGACTCTGAGCCAGACTACCGTCCCGTGGTGCCACCGGTCCCCAGTGCCGTGCCCGTTACCGGAGAGTCGTACTGCACCTGCGACTCCCAGGCCGAGCCCAGCTACAACCCACATCTCCGGGGCTTCCACCGCATCAAAGACTGCCACTGTGGAGAGGAAGACCAGGGTGAGGACTGGAGGGGCAGGGTGGGGAACTAGGGTTGTGTTCAGAAGGGCACATCATAGCAAAACGTTTTGAAGTGGAAAAGTGATTGCTTTTTATAGGtcaagttcaggtagtcccttCAGGTATTTCACACTCTTTCTGAGGGTTTTCTTATGTTTCATGCCCATGCTGTATCAGGGAGTTCCCAAAAGTGAAGCTCTCACCATTATTTGCTTATTAAAATATCTTAAGTGTCTGAAATGTTGGAAGTCAACTGTCATTTGATTCACTGACCTCTTGACATTGCAGACTTCGACTGGGTGTGGGACGATAGTAACCGCTCCACGGCCACGTTGATGACCTGCGACAACCGCAAAGTCAACTTCCACACGGAGTACAGCTGCGGCACAGCAGCCATAAGAGGCTCCAAGGAGCTGGCAGATGGACAGCACTTCTGGGAGATCAAGATGACATCACCAGTGTACGGGACAGATATGGTGAGGCTCTGCCCATCATTACTCAGGAGACAGCATTATGAGGATCAGTGGAGACAGGTGTCACTTTAAATCGGAGGCTGGCACATTGTAATGGAATagttttcattcattcattcattcaattccagccattactatgagcctgtcctcTGATTTCTCTCTTTTACCAGCCTCCTCTTCTGGGGGTTGGTGCTTAGTCTTGTAAGACCTTAGGAAGTTTAGTGGTTTCTCTTTCCTAAAGCTTATTTTGTGAACCTTTTGCATATTGTATAATGGTGAGCATGTTGATTACTGTTCTATTTTAATGTTATGTGGTTAAGGTGAACATGTTGAATGAAGACTATTCGATGTTGTGTAGATGGTAGGCATCGGAACCTGTGACGTGAATCTGGATAAGTACAGACATACCTTCTGCAGCCTGTTGGGGAAAGATGACGACAGCTGGGGTCTCTCCTACACTGGTAAAACCATATAATCCATCATATAGTCCTTatcacaaacagacctgggttcatatCGTAttagttttctttcaaatactttcagTGTTTGATTGAGCCTGCAGGTAGTGGTGCCTGCTCTGCTGGACAGGGTTTTCACTTTTGGAGctgttagcagttgatgttattctTTAATAATACAAACCCTATAGCAAATCAGGGGGAggaaaataggtttattcaaagATGATAAATCATAGATTTTATGCTGAGAGGTAGATGTTAGATGGtcgttccttccctgtcctcagtgattctctccacagaacaaagggACAGGATGTAGTTTTATAACCCAGCCCTAGCCTGTTGATGgccaattagaattccttgcaataaAGCTGgaccaatggccaaataacaagtatcctattTCAGGTTGGACCAATGAGAACGTGCCACACATAGCTATGGCACGTTCTCAGAGTTCAGGACTGACATTCCTAACAGATGTTGAACTGAAAACCAtctatttccattgataattccaTATTGACCATTAGTACTCTATTGACTTTTAGTACTCTTGACCTCTCGTCCCCtgtgttgtgtatttatcttcaaaatattcttaCACTCCCCCTAGACCATTTTAAAAAGAAATATACTTAATATCTTTTtagaaattttttttttttaaacatgaaaaaatatacagtataaaaCACATTAGCAGTATGCATAAAATCATTCACATTAAACACCTTGCATTTCTATAATACAAGGGGCATATTTTACTTGCTGTTACAATAAGAAATAGATTTCAAACAAAGTTATAAAAAACAAGTATTAACCGGTGTAATGATGGGTGTCCCTTACGATTCCTACTACATCCTGTATTTGTATTCCTGTATTCCTACTACAAAATGTAATTGTCTACAAGACCATAATATTCAATCGTCCTATTGGCAAGGTAATCATTTACCAAGTCCTTTAGAAGTGATccgctcttccacactggtatcagtcccgcatagataactattagaaaTTATGTTCTGAAAGTCTGCCGGTAGTGAGGAAATCTTCTTTTCTAATTCTTCTTCCGTTCCACTGGTTGATAAGGACTTCTCTAGTGAACACTTCACCAGTGATCTTGTATAATTTCAAGTTCAGTCCTTGGGTCAAGGGATATTGCTTTAGACTGTAGATTGTAGTAACCTGTAACGAAGGAAACAAAAAAGTGAAAGTAACATGTCCTGGTTTCAAGAGAAATTGATATTTCACATAGATTTCCCTAAGTACGCATGTCCCGATTTCAGGAAGATGTTGGTCATTTCACCTAGATATCCCTAATATGATGACTGCGGTGTACAACATATCAGGTTCTGATCATCTTACTATGCTTCTTCACCCGAGATTGGCCCCCGATTGCTAATCAATCAGTTCTTTATTCTCCAGGCTCCGCTTTGTCATCAACATGGACAACCTTGCAATGAGTGACATAATATCCATCGTGATTTTCCATGGACTTTTACTGCTGACCTCGTTATGAGCAGAACGTGATGAGGACCTTTCCATTTTGGCCCTAATGTCtctgttaaatatttttttaccatcacccactgtcctggtactacgtCATGTCCCCCCTCGGGACTTATTCCCGACGCCTCTTATACTTGTCTGTCTGCTTCCGCTACTGCATTAGAGAGTTGTATGCAATAGTTAAACATTGTGTCACTCATAAAGTGAACGTCTGATTTTCTTAAATCTAACGTGCCTGTCACTATCACATTGT
Proteins encoded in this window:
- the LOC135556072 gene encoding SPRY domain-containing SOCS box protein 3-like isoform X3; translation: MVILCTATRCPAAMSRRSRNSRAWRYVWSGLRRDADSRALVLSSESEEWGYERLQYSDSDSEPDYRPVVPPVPSAVPVTGESYCTCDSQAEPSYNPHLRGFHRIKDCHCGEEDQDFDWVWDDSNRSTATLMTCDNRKVNFHTEYSCGTAAIRGSKELADGQHFWEIKMTSPVYGTDMMVGIGTCDVNLDKYRHTFCSLLGKDDDSWGLSYTGVAATELQNKHFYPMACSTAAKSSMKVIRSCFTPTSLQYLCCARLRKLLPECPDTLSVLPLPPGLRHLLHNKLGWVLRLNNGLLGAPGRGGLGSHLPPTPPLAGALSSESDDSEGCSSDPEACQRKRCRWT
- the LOC135556072 gene encoding SPRY domain-containing SOCS box protein 3-like isoform X1 — encoded protein: MVILCTATRCPAAMSRRSRNSRAWRYVWSGLRRDADSRALVLSSESEEWGYERLQYSDSDSEPDYRPVVPPVPSAVPVTGESYCTCDSQAEPSYNPHLRGFHRIKDCHCGEEDQDFDWVWDDSNRSTATLMTCDNRKVNFHTEYSCGTAAIRGSKELADGQHFWEIKMTSPVYGTDMMVGIGTCDVNLDKYRHTFCSLLGKDDDSWGLSYTGLLHHKGDKVNFSSRFGQGSIIGVHLDTWHGTLTFFKNRKCIGVAATELQNKHFYPMACSTAAKSSMKVIRSCFTPTSLQYLCCARLRKLLPECPDTLSVLPLPPGLRHLLHNKLGWVLRLNNGLLGAPGRGGLGSHLPPTPPLAGALSSESDDSEGCSSDPEACQRKRCRWT
- the LOC135556072 gene encoding SPRY domain-containing SOCS box protein 3-like isoform X2; its protein translation is MSRRSRNSRAWRYVWSGLRRDADSRALVLSSESEEWGYERLQYSDSDSEPDYRPVVPPVPSAVPVTGESYCTCDSQAEPSYNPHLRGFHRIKDCHCGEEDQDFDWVWDDSNRSTATLMTCDNRKVNFHTEYSCGTAAIRGSKELADGQHFWEIKMTSPVYGTDMMVGIGTCDVNLDKYRHTFCSLLGKDDDSWGLSYTGLLHHKGDKVNFSSRFGQGSIIGVHLDTWHGTLTFFKNRKCIGVAATELQNKHFYPMACSTAAKSSMKVIRSCFTPTSLQYLCCARLRKLLPECPDTLSVLPLPPGLRHLLHNKLGWVLRLNNGLLGAPGRGGLGSHLPPTPPLAGALSSESDDSEGCSSDPEACQRKRCRWT